A region of Culicoides brevitarsis isolate CSIRO-B50_1 chromosome 1, AGI_CSIRO_Cbre_v1, whole genome shotgun sequence DNA encodes the following proteins:
- the LOC134837533 gene encoding uncharacterized protein LOC134837533, producing MKSNKPFEIIYETEKVADKIITNKRHITELSQKKEDTREAIRELQKSTQTKAWTSVSGMLVKTTKEIALELLKKDQKTLEDEINKLRDENKLLVKKHRDLEQNSPLTGFDLKPLSSKEIAGLRSNLPYF from the coding sequence ATGAAGTCAAATAAACCCTTTGAAATCATCTACGAAACGGAAAAAGTAGCAGACAAAATTATCACAAACAAGCGACACATCACAGAGCTGAGCCAGAAGAAGGAAGACACACGAGAAGCCATTCGAGAGCTACAGAAATCCACACAGACCAAGGCATGGACGAGCGTTTCGGGAATGCTCGTGAAAACAACGAAGGAAATCGCACTGGAACTGCTAAAAAAGGATCAAAAGACGTTAGAAGatgaaataaacaaattacgAGATGAGAATAAGTTGCTGGTTAAGAAACATCGCGACCTGGAACAGAACTCCCCACTCACCGGTTTCGACTTGAAGCCACTTTCTTCGAAGGAAATTGCCGGGTTGAGAAGTAATCTTCcgtatttttga
- the LOC134828219 gene encoding ceramide synthase 6 — translation MGILNTISETFWSTDVWLPPNTTWADIAPGSRPDVQHTDYRHLVWPLPMAVAMLFIRHCLEKYWFAPVGRSLGIRSTRPKPPPLCAPLDAAYNQCTRLSHKTVVALSKQTDLSERQVERWWRRRRAQDKPTTLVKFCENSFRCVYYTYSFIFGIVVLWDKPWLWNIKECWYSYPHQSISNDVWWYYMISMAFYWSLMASQFFDVRRKDFWQMFIHHIITIALIAFSWICNLHRVGSLVLVVHDCADIFLEAAKLTKYAQYQKICDAIFAIFILVWVVTRLGMYPRIIYSSSYEATKILPMFPAYYIFNSLLLLLLVLHIGWTYLIFQIARQALRAGQMDGDVRSSSDEISDSSVDNPATAATANGNGKHLANTQQTNGTPKREANGNAKATSLQSDNPTPLTAQ, via the exons ATGGGAATCCTCAACACAATCTCCGAAACCTTCTGGTCGACAGATGTATGGTTGCCGCCGAACACAACATGGGCCGATATTGCACCAGGATCACGACCGGATGTTCAACACACAGATTACCGGCACCTCGTTTGGCCACTACCGATGGCCGTTGCCATGCTTTTCATTCGACACTGCCTCGAAAA ATATTGGTTCGCTCCAGTGGGACGATCGCTCGGAATCCGCAGCACTCGGCCCAAGCCACCGCCATTGTGTGCACCACTTGATGCTGCGTACAATCAATGCACCAGATTAAGTCACAAAACT GTCGTCGCATTATCTAAGCAAACGGACTTGTCGGAACGCCAAGTGGAGCGATGGTGGCGCCGAAGACGTGCCCAAGACAAGCCCACGACGCTCGTAAAGTTCTGCGAAAACTCGTTCCGGTGCGTCTACTACACGTACAGCTTCATCTTTGGCATCGTCGTGTTGTGGGACAAGCCGTGGTTGTGGAACATCAAGGAATGCTGGTACAGTTACCCCCATCAATCCATCTCAAATGACGTCTGGTGGTACTACATGATCTCAATGGCATTCTATTGGTCCCTCATGGCGTCGCAGTTCTTCGATGTGCGTCGCAAAGACTTTTGGCAAATGTTCATACATCACATCATCACGATTGCTCTCATTGCCTTCAGCTGGATTTGCAATTTGCATCGTGTGGGATCCCTTGTGCTCGTTGTGCACGATTGCGCTGACATTTTCTTGGAG GCCGCAAAACTGACAAAATACGCCCAATACCAGAAGATATGTGACGCGATATTCGCCATTTTCATTCTCGTATGGGTCGTTACGCGTCTCGGCATGTATCCACGCATCATTTACAGCAGCTCGTATGAAGCCACGAAAATTTTACCAATGTTCCCGGCATATTACATCTTTAATAGTTTGTTGTTGCTCTTGCTAGTCCTCCATATTGGATGGACTTACTTGATTTTTCAGATCGCTCGGCAAGCGTTACGGGCAGgacag ATGGATGGAGATGTTAGATCGAGTTCAGACGAAATATCCGATAGTTCAGTGGATAATCCGGCGACGGCCGCGACAGCAAATGGCAACGGAAAGCATCTCGCCAACACCCAACAAACAAATGGAACACCAAAGAGAGAAGCGAATGGAAATGCAAAAGCAACATCGCTACAATCAGACAATCCGACGCCGCTTACGGCTCAGTAG
- the LOC134837109 gene encoding organic cation transporter protein-like, whose product MLDIDLMLSKCGDFHRYQWLLMGLFCIINILSAMQYYSQTMISFVPTHWCFNNLLPQNVPIESLRLLSSNFSCFPVDHIFTEESHRSRKSLEETSTCNEWIYDHDFGYKSMTSELNWICDDAWKSYLGQSMFFVGSVVGTLLFGILADKVGRLPILVVVYVISFVGNSMTIFATGVDLFSLCRFIAGMATDSNFVLMYILVMEYIRPSMRTFGLNLCIGVFYCLGSMITPWIAASLGDWKYFLLAVAIPSLLVPSFYFLIPESAQWLISQHKTDRAIQSFQKIAKMNNKILDQLTIDEFRENAKNIEKVSESENVNILSLFKTPRLRRNTLILFFKSMVITLCYDAISKNVEGLGLSPFIMFTLSSATIFPACLVLLALQDKIGRKAMASGSLFVSGIFTAGTGIAIVYQQNDKNPILLASLAMLGRFGVTVAYNSGAQYAAELIPTCVRAQGVSAAHVAGYALTFFSSYILYTGNFFPAMPPLILGALSIAGAFLCLLLPETLNRSTPVTLEDGENFGKDEPIFYFSCFDKPTESKTNLS is encoded by the exons ATGTTGGATATAGATTTAATGTTGTCCAAATGTGGGGACTTTCATCGTTACCAATGGCTCTTGATGGGTCTCTTTTGTATCATAAACATCCTCTCGGCCATGCAGTATTACTCACAGACCATGATTAGTTTTGTGCCGACTCACTG GTGCTTCAATAATTTGTTGCCACAAAACGTTCCAATTGAGAGTTTAAGATTGCTTAGTAGTAATTTTTCCTGTTTCCCGGTCGATCATATTTTCACAGAAGAAAGTCATCGTTCAAGGAAGTCACTTGAAGAAACCTCGACCTGCAACGAATGGATTTATGACCATGATTTTGGATACAAAAGTATGACGAGTGAG TTGAATTGGATTTGCGACGACGCATGGAAATCGTATCTAGGTCAATCCATGTTCTTCGTTGGTTCTGTGGTGGGTACGTTGTTGTTTGGCATCTTGGCTGACAAAGTGGGGCGCTTGCCGATTCTCGTTGTTGTGTATGTCATCTCGTTCGTCGGGAATTCCATGACGATTTTCGCAACAGGTGTTGACCTATTTTCGTTGTGCCGGTTTATTGCGGGAATGGCAACTGATAGTAATTTTGTTCTGATGTACATTTtgg taatggAATACATTCGCCCATCAATGAGAACGTTCGGCCTCAATTTGTGCATCGGAGTATTTTATTGCCTTGGCTCGATGATAACTCCATGGATTGCCGCCTCACTCGGAGACTGGAAATATTTCCTCTTAGCAGTTGCCATTCCTTCACTTTTAGTACCTTCCTTTTACTTCCTCATTCCCGAAAGTGCCCAATGGTTAATATCGCAGCACAAAACCGATCGTGCGATTCAGAGCtttcaaaaaatcgcaaaaatgaacaacaaaATTCTGGATCAACTAACAATCGACGAATTCCGTGAAAACgctaaaaatatcgaaaaagtgTCTGAATCGGAAAATGTCAATATCTTAAGTCTTTTTAAGACCCCCCGGTTGAGACGGAATACGTTAATTCTGTTTTTCAAATCGATGGTCATCACACTGTGCTACGATGCGATCTCGAAAAATGTCGAAGGACTTGGATTATCACCTTTTATCATGTTTACACTGAGTTCGGCGACAATTTTTCCCGCATGTTTGGTACTTTTGGCGTTGCAGGATAAAATCGGGAGAAAAGCAATGGCATCTGGATCGCTCTTTGTTAGTGGAATTTTCACTGCAGGAACTGGAATTGCAATTGTTTAtcaacaaaatgacaaaa accCGATTCTTCTGGCATCCCTCGCAATGCTTGGCCGCTTTGGTGTCACTGTAGCATACAACTCTGGAGCTCAATACGCAGCGGAGCTGATTCCAACGTGTGTTCGAGCACAAGGCGTCTCGGCAGCTCATGTCGCTGGATATGCCTTGACGTTTTTCAGTTCGTATATTTTGTATACGGGAAATTTCTTTCCAGCGATGCCTCCTTTGATATTGGGAGCATTATCCATAGCGGGGgcatttttgtgtcttttgttGCCAGAAACGTTAAATag aTCAACTCCCGTAACATTAGAAGACGGAGAAAACTTTGGAAAAGATGAAccaattttctacttttcttGTTTTGATAAACCGACAGAATCAAAAACTAACCTATCGTAA
- the LOC134836883 gene encoding protein-S-isoprenylcysteine O-methyltransferase, with amino-acid sequence MHQRTLCHEGWISIYGFLSTAGPPIIFSSYDMFSDNENAFWNQFQWLTIFYFVVNSILRLRTSGNDYQILWRAALLGFVFSTGFYVMLYASTQFKAFGIYGMFLAVFHYSEYLGIAFSNPSTLSVDSFILNHSLHYHIAAVSSWIEFGLESYFFPQMKEFSIIWIIGALICFSGEVLRKAAMITASQSFTHVVQFEKAQTHRLVTNGVFSLVRHPSYLGWFMWSIGTQLILANPVCIVIYAVASWKFFNDRIFMEEITLLNFFGEEYYQYQQKVPTGLPFIKGYKTDL; translated from the exons ATGCATCAGAGAACTTTGTGCCATGAAGGATGGATCAGCATTTACGGGTTTTTGAGCACAGCTGGTCCTCCAATTATTTTCAGCTCGTACGACATGTTTTCGGACAATGAAAACGCTTTTTGGAACCAATTCCAGTGGCTGACAATCTTTTATTTTGTCGTCAATTCAATTTTGCGCCTCCGGACCAGTGGAAATGACTATCAG attttgtgGCGAGCAGCTCTCCTGGGATTTGTCTTTTCCACCGGATTTTACGTGATGTTGTATGCGTCAACACAATTTAAGGCATTCGGCATCTACGGAATGTTTTTGGCGGTCTTCCATTATTCCGAGTATCTGGGAATCGCATTTAGTAATCCGAGTACCTTGAGTGTGGATTCGTTCATTTTGAATCATTCGCTGCATTATCACATCGCAGCTGTCAGTAGTTGGATCGAATTTGGACTTGAATCGTATTTTTTCCCAC AAATGAAGGAATTCTCCATCATTTGGATCATTGGTGCCCTCATCTGCTTCAGTGGCGAAGTCCTAAGAAAAGCAGCCATGATAACAGCATCCCAAAGTTTCACGCATGTCGTTCAATTCGAAAAGGCACAAACTCATCGCCTCGTAACAAACGGCGTTTTTTCGCTCGTGCGGCATCCTTCGTATCTCGGTTGGTTCATGTGGAGCATCGGGACGCAACTGATTCTCGCAAATCCAGTTTGTATCGTCATTTATGCGGTGGCGTCGTGGAAATTCTTCAATGATCGCATCTTCATGGAGGAAATTACGTTGCTCAACTTTTTCGGCGAGGAATATTATCAGTATCAACAAAAAGTGCCTACGGGATTGCCGTTCATCAAGGGATACAAGACAGACTTATGA
- the LOC134828662 gene encoding mitochondrial pyruvate carrier 2-like encodes MASKVYTAMIASADKVVPKSWHAPGSLWNHAAGPKTVFFWAPAFKWGLVIAGLSDLRRPADQLSVNTSASLLATGVIWSRYSLVIIPKNYALFSVNVFVAAVQAVQLYRAFDYSRKNPKPAETKP; translated from the exons ATGGCCAGCAAAGTGTACACAGCGATGATTGCCTCGGCAGACAAAGTTGTCCCGAAGTCGTGGCACGCTCCAGGATCGCTTTGGAACCATGCAGcag GTCCTAAAACGGTGTTTTTCTGGGCTCCAGCCTTCAAATGG GGTCTCGTGATTGCTGGCTTGAGTGACTTGCGTCGACCAGCTGACCAACTTTCCGTCAACACATCAGCTTCATTGCTCGCAACTGGCGTCATTTGGTCCCGTTACAGCTTAGTAATTATTCCAAAGAATTACGCACTCTTTTCGGTGAATGTCTTTGTGGCGGCCGTGCAAGCGGTGCAACTGTACCGCGCCTTTGATTACTCGCGAAAAAACCCCAAACCCGCTGAAACGAAACCGTGA
- the LOC134837534 gene encoding sorting nexin-29, with translation MSFINVNNILNRNYDTERSQITKDLVSIVNECKEKYSRLRTELATENDSKIMRLLDCWELLLFHGLKTNIFKPTHGFWDIAYEHLTRHEKERFDGLRHVNSDRGKCRALIRAALNERSLERYVLMWINDPTIFDKYEPYACILHKQTIDELPRLANALNDILFALTVDSPEVNDRKIHALEREEPIIPVTEPNNLEVHKRVPKVKRKVIDFEEKVPTAKEKEVILRPNRTPSPSVIPPIEENGHVEVNRGFIEEQLMFACDRSQGRSSIGSLMNESICSLDDRERKNSIIKSKENIAIVITEETGIEVGEDSILSSKGSSINSESDDYSPNFNETIDIEELKQKLKEKEERVAVLESQVAELSLENCRLRMLSSSASRNSKMFFNVSIPRAFLEAVVPTMKKYYIYEIHVTPSNEIGEEWIVKRRYSEFYELHKQQSINNLTVKTLDFPPKKKFGNMDANFVEQRRQRLQVYLKHLITILPDVAECCTKTELTRTFPFLEPDIKFS, from the exons atgTCCTTCATAAACGTGAATAACATTCTTAATCGCAATTACGACACGGAACGTTCACAGATCACAAAGGATTTGGTGAGCATCGTCAATGAatgcaaagaaaaatacaGCAGACTTCGAACAGAACTTGCGACAGAAAATGATTCcaa aataatgCGACTGCTGGACTGTTGGGAGCTGCTTCTCTTCCACGGCTTAAAAACCAACATCTTCAAACCAACTCACGGATTCTGGGACATTGCTTACGAGCACTTGACGCGACACGAAAAGGAACGCTTCGATGGCTTGCGTCACGTAAATTCGGATCGTGGCAAGTGTCGAGCTTTAATACGTGCTGCCTTGAACGAGCGATCTCTCGAACGATACGTGCTCATGTGGATTAACGATCCGACAATTTTCGACAAATACGAGCCGTACGCTTGCATTTTACATAAACAGACCATTGATGAGCTTCCGCGACTCGCAAATGCCTTAAATGACATCCTTTTTGCCCTGACGGTAGATTCGCCGGAAGTGAATGACAGGAAAATTCATGCACTTGAACGGGAAGAACCGATAATTCCGGTGACGGAACCAAATAACTTGGAAGTGCATAAACGTGTGCCAAAAGTGAAGCGAAAAGTGATTGATTTTGAGGAAAAAGTGCCAACCGCAAAGGAAAAAGAGGTCATTTTGAGACCAAATCGCACGCCAAGTCCCTCCGTCATACCGCCAATCGAGGAAAACGGGCATGTGGAAGTCAATCGAGGGTTTATTGAAGAACAATTGATGTTCGCATGTGATCGCAGTCAAGGCAGAAGTAGTATTGGCAGCTTAATGAACGAGTCAATTTGCAGTTTGGATGATCGCGAACGGAAAAactcaataattaaaagtaaggAAAATATTGCAATAGTCATTACGGAAGAAACAGGCATCGAAGTCGGTGAAGACAGTATTTTATCGTCAAAAGGCAGCTCAATCAACAGCGAATCTGACGATTATTCGCCGAATTTCAACGAAACCATCGACATTGAagaattaaagcaaaaactcAAAGAAAAGGAGGAACGTGTGGCGGTTCTGGAATCGCAAGTCGCCGAATTAAGTTT GGAAAATTGTCGCCTTCGAATGCTTAGTAGCAGTGCATCTCGCAACTCCAAGATGTTTTTCAACGTTTCCATTCCGCGCGCCTTTCTCGAAGCCGTGGTGCCAACCATGAAAAAATACTACATTTACGAGATTCATGTGACACCCTCCAACGAAATTGGCGAAGAGTGGATCGTAAAGAGGCGTTATAGTGAATTTTATGAGCTGCATAAGCAACAGAGCATAAATAATCTGACGGTGAAGACGTTGGATTTTCcgccaaagaaaaaattcgggAACATGGATGCAAATTTTGTGGAACAACGACGACAAAGACTGCAAGtttatttgaaacatttgATCACGATTTTGCCGGACGTAGCGGAATGTTGTACTAAAACTGAGCTGACACGAACGTTTCCGTTTTTGGAGCCAGATATTAAGTTTTCGTAA
- the LOC134837012 gene encoding uncharacterized protein LOC134837012, whose product MDENFANDDMFSRRNSQEMQHDQNFQIGNAPENQFTEQNHENNTNNPGSGDNSVPNNVPETPQNNNSNNGDQRPRGPKLTKGQMKRYKVLLATGMPEEEARLAAKVVPMEQQQPMGQQTRFQPPKRLQPQNNRGIGPRPGPMNRNQYDHSTYKQRREMTSIRSLMDINAPPHNFTPNARIIYGQQNSNRMVFERNFVEIADGRNPKQIRVGVLPLNYPVDLLTNEKMKEIEEQILKKVVLQKHSIVKPGFLTCIHKIGYMMFICRDRQTVNWLGNLYNWKSENLQVVDMSTVALTNVMEVTFPLSSELSTGTVLDMIESQNYEIFTGNWKVISEVVPGTALHLIIAMDNASLDVLEREKFKLFYRFTVVKFDHCLGLEKDIIASHKRFAATNNLATNPTLLMGGREAYGAVTQADTDIVQNTPYNSEMCFNNQRYYN is encoded by the coding sequence atggACGAAAACTTTGCGAACGACGACATGTTTTCGCGCAGAAATAGCCAAGAAATGCAGCATGatcaaaactttcaaatcGGCAACGCTCCCGAGAACCAATTTACAGAGCAAAACCATGAAAACAATACAAACAATCCCGGCAGCGGCGACAACTCTGTACCCAACAATGTTCCCGAAACTCCTCAAAACAACAACTCGAATAACGGAGACCAGCGACCCAGGGGACCGAAACTCACCAAAGGTCAAATGAAGCGATACAAAGTCTTGCTGGCAACTGGAATGCCGGAAGAAGAAGCCCGACTAGCAGCAAAAGTTGTTCCAatggaacaacaacaaccgatGGGGCAGCAAACTCGATTCCAACCTCCAAAGAGACTTCAGCCTCAAAATAATCGCGGCATAGGACCGAGACCTGGACCGATGAATCGCAATCAATATGACCATTCCACCTACAAGCAACGACGAGAAATGACATCTATTCGATCGTTAATGGACATCAACGCGCCACCACATAACTTTACACCGAATGCTCGCATCATATATGGCCAACAAAACTCCAATCGCATGGTTTTCGAGAGAAATTTCGTCGAAATCGCCGACGGACGAAATCCAAAGCAGATTCGTGTGGGTGTCTTGCCCCTCAATTACCCCGTAGACCTCTTgacgaacgaaaaaatgaaggaaatcgAAGAACAAATACtcaaaaaagtcgttttgCAGAAACATTCGATCGTCAAACCGGGTTTCCTGACGTGCATCCACAAAATTGGCTACATGATGTTCATTTGTCGCGATCGGCAAACCGTTAATTGGCTAGGTAACTTGTACAATTGGAAGTCGGAGAACTTGCAAGTGGTCGATATGAGCACCGTTGCCCTCACAAATGTCATGGAAGTCACATTCCCCCTGAGCTCGGAGTTGTCCACGGGAACGGTGCTCGACATGATTGAATCGCAAAACTACGAAATCTTCACCGGCAATTGGAAAGTCATTTCCGAAGTTGTTCCCGGAACAGCACTGCATTTAATTATCGCAATGGACAATGCCTCTCTCGATGTCCTGgaacgagaaaaattcaagCTTTTTTACAGATTCACCGTTGTCAAGTTCGATCATTGCTTGGGACTGGAAAAGGACATTATTGCATCCCACAAGAGATTTGCCGCAACAAATAATTTAGCGACAAACCCCACATTGCTCATGGGAGGCAGAGAAGCTTACGGGGCAGTAACACAAGCAGACACAGATATCGTGCAAAATACTCCGTATAACAGTGAAATGTGCTTCAACAACCAACGgtattacaattaa
- the LOC134827249 gene encoding uncharacterized protein LOC134827249, with amino-acid sequence MQYQKLTVRGLLGRAKRVLTMTKAPDKIKNIEEAMAVFENWLEENGGGAANKNAKTSGDEEKVETVPGLGFKDKAAAEKSLKILEGRDPDYQRLAVKGLIGSSKRVLSGTKDPKKIEDIKEGVKVLEDFIEKFDSENRSRLNRAYLAADIVAQFPKPSDKLSAEFVKVYTEKKNYKHLRTLYPKDDEETSWDIVRNKHVKDLEKVIKEKGKKYFDDDGKPTEEHLSLIYWAYSPQPDKVKSYLEKKEGKGEKRKSSENGDSASKKKK; translated from the exons ATGCAATATCAAAAACTCACCGTTCGCGGATTACTTGGACGTGCCAAGCGAGTCTTAACAA tGACGAAAGCGCCGGACAAGATCAAAAATATCGAAGAAGCAATggcagtttttgaaaattggttGGAAGAAAATGGCGGCGGAGCTGCAAATAAAAATGCGAAAACATCCGGAGACGAGGAAAAAGTCGAAACGGTGCCGGGACTCGGTTTCAAAGACAAAGCTGCTGCTGAAAAGtcgttaaa aattttggaAGGACGTGACCCCGACTATCAACGCCTTGCAGTCAAAGGTCTCATCGGCAGCTCGAAACGCGTGTTGTCCGGCACAAAAGAcccgaaaaaaatcgaagacaTCAAGGAAGGTGTCAAAGTCCTCGAAGATTTCATCGAGAAATTCGACTCGGAAAATCGTTCGCGTCTCAATCGAGCATATCTCGCAGCTGACATCGTTGCGCAATTCCCGAAACCGAGCGACAAGTTGAGCGCAGAGTTCGTCAAAGTGTATacggaaaagaaaaattacaaacatctTCGAACTTTGTATCCGAAAGATGATGAGGAGACATCGTGGGACATTGTAAGGAACAAGCACGTGAAggatttggaaaaagtcatcAAGGAAAAGGGCAAAAAATACTTCGATGACGATGGAAAACCGACAGAAGAACATTTATCGCTCATTTATTGGGCATATTCGCCACAACCGGACAAGGTCAAGAGTTACTTGGAAAAGAAGGAAGGAAAAGGAGAGAAACGTAAGTCGTCAGAAAATGGAGATTCCGcttcgaagaagaagaaatga
- the LOC134836857 gene encoding mitochondrial pyruvate carrier-like protein yields the protein MEESPEHKVESGKDQENPSSSSEGGEADKPAPKTAEKSIFDSCVPKSWLEEGSFWNHPAGPKTIFFWAPAFKWGLVLAGLKDLARAAASLSIAQTIALFFTGCIWSRYSLVIIPKNWSLFAVNAFVALTQMVQLGRAIHYHYFTDHPDGDLILPTNSSISLADIITSDGGSGYGPLMGNLTAGAIEHDGVI from the exons atggaagaaagtcCAGAACACAAAGTTGAAAGTGGCAAAGATCAAGAAAATCCATCGTCATCGTCGGAGGGCGGAGAAGCAGACAAACCTGCACCAAAAACCGCCGAGAAATCCATCTTTGATAGTTGTGTCCCGAAATCATGGCTCGAGGAGGGATCATTTTGGAACCACCCGGCAG GTCCGAAAACTATTTTCTTTTGGGCTCCGGCGTTTAAATgg GGTCTCGTATTAGCCGGTCTCAAAGATTTGGCCCGTGCTGCCGCATCTCTCTCAATCGCACAAACTATCGCCCTTTTCTTCACCGGATGCATCTGGTCCCGTTATTCTCTCGTTATTATCCCGAAAAATTGGTCGCTGTTTGCCGTGAATGCCTTTGTGGCACTTACGCAAATGGTGCAACTGGGACGTGCCattcattatcattattttacggATCATCCGGATGGTGATCTGATATTACCGACTAATTCATCAATATCACTGGCGGACATTATTACGAGTGACGGCGGCAGTGGGTATGGGCCGTTGATGGGAAATCTCACAGCTGGAGCAATAGAGCACGATGGCgtcatttga